A portion of the Diprion similis isolate iyDipSimi1 chromosome 4, iyDipSimi1.1, whole genome shotgun sequence genome contains these proteins:
- the LOC124405625 gene encoding uncharacterized protein LOC124405625 isoform X2 translates to MEAEDHLAREYVQEFVLDHLDPADVKREMLQVRLGSPTVTVSGSVLQLQGQVGQGIALAPLTPPAHELEQPHPLYGQPHIQVQHGVLVKAPPGVAPQLTTLSHPGTPPDTPPVSASPPPIHLHRVGERDLRDLRDIRDPRDPRDRPTLGIGLGLHLQQGPGGPLGQEDMQVVGGGGMGWPSHSLRQEPLDLRPHCPQDQTPEPPPESWPSHHHFQELQHIPRHARHPDDEECAGGCLVAGGYITVSGHIEYYGGVGGGGGGGPGMGLGGSGGVMQGMDDSMQGMPMQPGRPMSVCSVSSCGGPSPHRGPGGLYSTCGSGTADELMNDELLMSLSVRELNKRLHGCPREEVVRLKQKRRTLKNRGYAQNCRSKRLQQRHDLETTNRNLQNEMQRLKIELSRVQQERDVYKQRCEILRARQHHHHHHHHQQQQQQQQQQQQQQQQQQQQQQQQPQPPSQSQQQPPPQQPPQPQPPPPNQPTPGASPEVYL, encoded by the exons ATGGAAGCGGAGGACCACCTCGCCAGGGAATATGTCCAGGAGTTTGTTCTCGACCACTTGGACCCCGCCGATGTCAAACGCGAG ATGTTGCAGGTGCGTTTGGGTTCGCCGACGGTGACGGTGAGCGGGAGCGTTCTCCAGCTCCAGGGTCAAGTGGGTCAGGGTATCGCGTTGGCCCCGCTCACCCCGCCGGCCCACGAGCTAGAGCAGCCTCATCCGCTCTACGGCCAGCCCCACATCCAGGTGCAACACGGAGTCCTGGTCAAGGCGCCGCCGGGCGTCGCACCCCAGCTGACGACGCTCTCGCACCCTGGAACACCGCCGGATACGCCGCCGGTTTCGGCGTCACCCCCGCCGATCCATCTTCATCGTGTCGGCGAGCGGGACCTCCGGGACCTTCGGGACATCCGGGACCCGAGGGACCCGCGGGACCGTCCGACCCTCGGGATCGGCCTTGGACTCCACCTGCAACAGGGTCCAGGAGGGCCGTTAGGCCAGGAGGATATGCAGGTTGTAGGCGGGGGTGGGATGGGATGGCCCTCGCACTCGCTGAGACAGGAGCCCTTGGATTTGAGGCCCCACTGCCCTCAGGATCAGACCCCGGAGCCTCCGCCCGAATCCTGGCCGTCACATCACCACTTCCAGGAGCTTCAGCATATCCCGCGTCACGCAAGACACCCCG acgACGAGGAGTGTGCAGGTGGTTGTCTGGTTGCAGGCGGCTACATCACGGTCTCCGGTCATATCGAGTACTACGGCGGTGTCGGGGGCGGTGGAGGCGGTGGTCCAGGAATGGGACTCGGCGGAAGTGGCGGCGTGATGCAGGGTATGGACGACAGCATGCAGGGGATGCCGATGCAGCCCGGTCGGCCGATGAGCGTGTGCTCCGTCAGCTCCTGCGGAGGGCCGAGTCCTCACCGAGGTCCCGGGGGTCTCTATTCGACCTGTGGAAGCGGGACGGCCGACGAGCTGATGAACGACGAGCTCCTGATGTCCCTCTCCGTCCGGGAACTGAACAAGCGCCTCCACGGCTGCCCCAGGGAGGAG GTGGTGCGGCTCAAGCAGAAGCGTCGGACCCTGAAGAACCGCGGTTACGCGCAAAACTGCAGGAGTAAACGGCTCCAGCAGCGACACGATCTTGAGACTACGAATAGAAATCTACAGAACGAAATGCAGCGGCTTAAAATCGAACTGTCGCGCGTTCAGCAGGAACGCGACGTGTACAAACAACGGTGTGAGATTCTCAGGGCCAGGcagcatcatcatcaccatcaccaccatcagcagcaacagcaacagcaacagcaacagcaacaacaacagcaacagcagcaacaacagcagcagcagcagcctcaACCCCCCTCGCAGTCCCAACAACAGCCCCCCCCTCAGCAACCCCCGCAACCCCAACCCCCTCCGCCCAATCAACCGACTCCAGGAGCGAGTCCCGAGGTATACCTGTGA
- the LOC124405625 gene encoding uncharacterized protein LOC124405625 isoform X1 — translation MEAEDHLAREYVQEFVLDHLDPADVKREMLQVRLGSPTVTVSGSVLQLQGQVGQGIALAPLTPPAHELEQPHPLYGQPHIQVQHGVLVKAPPGVAPQLTTLSHPGTPPDTPPVSASPPPIHLHRVGERDLRDLRDIRDPRDPRDRPTLGIGLGLHLQQGPGGPLGQEDMQVVGGGGMGWPSHSLRQEPLDLRPHCPQDQTPEPPPESWPSHHHFQELQHIPRHARHPDDEECAGGCLVAGGYITVSGHIEYYGGVGGGGGGGPGMGLGGSGGVMQGMDDSMQGMPMQPGRPMSVCSVSSCGGPSPHRGPGGLYSTCGSGTADELMNDELLMSLSVRELNKRLHGCPREEVSQVVRLKQKRRTLKNRGYAQNCRSKRLQQRHDLETTNRNLQNEMQRLKIELSRVQQERDVYKQRCEILRARQHHHHHHHHQQQQQQQQQQQQQQQQQQQQQQQQPQPPSQSQQQPPPQQPPQPQPPPPNQPTPGASPEVYL, via the exons ATGGAAGCGGAGGACCACCTCGCCAGGGAATATGTCCAGGAGTTTGTTCTCGACCACTTGGACCCCGCCGATGTCAAACGCGAG ATGTTGCAGGTGCGTTTGGGTTCGCCGACGGTGACGGTGAGCGGGAGCGTTCTCCAGCTCCAGGGTCAAGTGGGTCAGGGTATCGCGTTGGCCCCGCTCACCCCGCCGGCCCACGAGCTAGAGCAGCCTCATCCGCTCTACGGCCAGCCCCACATCCAGGTGCAACACGGAGTCCTGGTCAAGGCGCCGCCGGGCGTCGCACCCCAGCTGACGACGCTCTCGCACCCTGGAACACCGCCGGATACGCCGCCGGTTTCGGCGTCACCCCCGCCGATCCATCTTCATCGTGTCGGCGAGCGGGACCTCCGGGACCTTCGGGACATCCGGGACCCGAGGGACCCGCGGGACCGTCCGACCCTCGGGATCGGCCTTGGACTCCACCTGCAACAGGGTCCAGGAGGGCCGTTAGGCCAGGAGGATATGCAGGTTGTAGGCGGGGGTGGGATGGGATGGCCCTCGCACTCGCTGAGACAGGAGCCCTTGGATTTGAGGCCCCACTGCCCTCAGGATCAGACCCCGGAGCCTCCGCCCGAATCCTGGCCGTCACATCACCACTTCCAGGAGCTTCAGCATATCCCGCGTCACGCAAGACACCCCG acgACGAGGAGTGTGCAGGTGGTTGTCTGGTTGCAGGCGGCTACATCACGGTCTCCGGTCATATCGAGTACTACGGCGGTGTCGGGGGCGGTGGAGGCGGTGGTCCAGGAATGGGACTCGGCGGAAGTGGCGGCGTGATGCAGGGTATGGACGACAGCATGCAGGGGATGCCGATGCAGCCCGGTCGGCCGATGAGCGTGTGCTCCGTCAGCTCCTGCGGAGGGCCGAGTCCTCACCGAGGTCCCGGGGGTCTCTATTCGACCTGTGGAAGCGGGACGGCCGACGAGCTGATGAACGACGAGCTCCTGATGTCCCTCTCCGTCCGGGAACTGAACAAGCGCCTCCACGGCTGCCCCAGGGAGGAGGTGAGTCAG GTGGTGCGGCTCAAGCAGAAGCGTCGGACCCTGAAGAACCGCGGTTACGCGCAAAACTGCAGGAGTAAACGGCTCCAGCAGCGACACGATCTTGAGACTACGAATAGAAATCTACAGAACGAAATGCAGCGGCTTAAAATCGAACTGTCGCGCGTTCAGCAGGAACGCGACGTGTACAAACAACGGTGTGAGATTCTCAGGGCCAGGcagcatcatcatcaccatcaccaccatcagcagcaacagcaacagcaacagcaacagcaacaacaacagcaacagcagcaacaacagcagcagcagcagcctcaACCCCCCTCGCAGTCCCAACAACAGCCCCCCCCTCAGCAACCCCCGCAACCCCAACCCCCTCCGCCCAATCAACCGACTCCAGGAGCGAGTCCCGAGGTATACCTGTGA
- the LOC124405625 gene encoding ataxin-2 homolog isoform X3, producing MEAEDHLAREYVQEFVLDHLDPADVKREVRLGSPTVTVSGSVLQLQGQVGQGIALAPLTPPAHELEQPHPLYGQPHIQVQHGVLVKAPPGVAPQLTTLSHPGTPPDTPPVSASPPPIHLHRVGERDLRDLRDIRDPRDPRDRPTLGIGLGLHLQQGPGGPLGQEDMQVVGGGGMGWPSHSLRQEPLDLRPHCPQDQTPEPPPESWPSHHHFQELQHIPRHARHPDDEECAGGCLVAGGYITVSGHIEYYGGVGGGGGGGPGMGLGGSGGVMQGMDDSMQGMPMQPGRPMSVCSVSSCGGPSPHRGPGGLYSTCGSGTADELMNDELLMSLSVRELNKRLHGCPREEVSQVVRLKQKRRTLKNRGYAQNCRSKRLQQRHDLETTNRNLQNEMQRLKIELSRVQQERDVYKQRCEILRARQHHHHHHHHQQQQQQQQQQQQQQQQQQQQQQQQPQPPSQSQQQPPPQQPPQPQPPPPNQPTPGASPEVYL from the exons ATGGAAGCGGAGGACCACCTCGCCAGGGAATATGTCCAGGAGTTTGTTCTCGACCACTTGGACCCCGCCGATGTCAAACGCGAG GTGCGTTTGGGTTCGCCGACGGTGACGGTGAGCGGGAGCGTTCTCCAGCTCCAGGGTCAAGTGGGTCAGGGTATCGCGTTGGCCCCGCTCACCCCGCCGGCCCACGAGCTAGAGCAGCCTCATCCGCTCTACGGCCAGCCCCACATCCAGGTGCAACACGGAGTCCTGGTCAAGGCGCCGCCGGGCGTCGCACCCCAGCTGACGACGCTCTCGCACCCTGGAACACCGCCGGATACGCCGCCGGTTTCGGCGTCACCCCCGCCGATCCATCTTCATCGTGTCGGCGAGCGGGACCTCCGGGACCTTCGGGACATCCGGGACCCGAGGGACCCGCGGGACCGTCCGACCCTCGGGATCGGCCTTGGACTCCACCTGCAACAGGGTCCAGGAGGGCCGTTAGGCCAGGAGGATATGCAGGTTGTAGGCGGGGGTGGGATGGGATGGCCCTCGCACTCGCTGAGACAGGAGCCCTTGGATTTGAGGCCCCACTGCCCTCAGGATCAGACCCCGGAGCCTCCGCCCGAATCCTGGCCGTCACATCACCACTTCCAGGAGCTTCAGCATATCCCGCGTCACGCAAGACACCCCG acgACGAGGAGTGTGCAGGTGGTTGTCTGGTTGCAGGCGGCTACATCACGGTCTCCGGTCATATCGAGTACTACGGCGGTGTCGGGGGCGGTGGAGGCGGTGGTCCAGGAATGGGACTCGGCGGAAGTGGCGGCGTGATGCAGGGTATGGACGACAGCATGCAGGGGATGCCGATGCAGCCCGGTCGGCCGATGAGCGTGTGCTCCGTCAGCTCCTGCGGAGGGCCGAGTCCTCACCGAGGTCCCGGGGGTCTCTATTCGACCTGTGGAAGCGGGACGGCCGACGAGCTGATGAACGACGAGCTCCTGATGTCCCTCTCCGTCCGGGAACTGAACAAGCGCCTCCACGGCTGCCCCAGGGAGGAGGTGAGTCAG GTGGTGCGGCTCAAGCAGAAGCGTCGGACCCTGAAGAACCGCGGTTACGCGCAAAACTGCAGGAGTAAACGGCTCCAGCAGCGACACGATCTTGAGACTACGAATAGAAATCTACAGAACGAAATGCAGCGGCTTAAAATCGAACTGTCGCGCGTTCAGCAGGAACGCGACGTGTACAAACAACGGTGTGAGATTCTCAGGGCCAGGcagcatcatcatcaccatcaccaccatcagcagcaacagcaacagcaacagcaacagcaacaacaacagcaacagcagcaacaacagcagcagcagcagcctcaACCCCCCTCGCAGTCCCAACAACAGCCCCCCCCTCAGCAACCCCCGCAACCCCAACCCCCTCCGCCCAATCAACCGACTCCAGGAGCGAGTCCCGAGGTATACCTGTGA
- the LOC124405625 gene encoding histone-lysine N-methyltransferase 2D-like isoform X5 — MEAEDHLAREYVQEFVLDHLDPADVKREVRLGSPTVTVSGSVLQLQGQVGQGIALAPLTPPAHELEQPHPLYGQPHIQVQHGVLVKAPPGVAPQLTTLSHPGTPPDTPPVSASPPPIHLHRVGERDLRDLRDIRDPRDPRDRPTLGIGLGLHLQQGPGGPLGQEDMQVVGGGGMGWPSHSLRQEPLDLRPHCPQDQTPEPPPESWPSHHHFQELQHIPRHARHPGGYITVSGHIEYYGGVGGGGGGGPGMGLGGSGGVMQGMDDSMQGMPMQPGRPMSVCSVSSCGGPSPHRGPGGLYSTCGSGTADELMNDELLMSLSVRELNKRLHGCPREEVSQVVRLKQKRRTLKNRGYAQNCRSKRLQQRHDLETTNRNLQNEMQRLKIELSRVQQERDVYKQRCEILRARQHHHHHHHHQQQQQQQQQQQQQQQQQQQQQQQQPQPPSQSQQQPPPQQPPQPQPPPPNQPTPGASPEVYL; from the exons ATGGAAGCGGAGGACCACCTCGCCAGGGAATATGTCCAGGAGTTTGTTCTCGACCACTTGGACCCCGCCGATGTCAAACGCGAG GTGCGTTTGGGTTCGCCGACGGTGACGGTGAGCGGGAGCGTTCTCCAGCTCCAGGGTCAAGTGGGTCAGGGTATCGCGTTGGCCCCGCTCACCCCGCCGGCCCACGAGCTAGAGCAGCCTCATCCGCTCTACGGCCAGCCCCACATCCAGGTGCAACACGGAGTCCTGGTCAAGGCGCCGCCGGGCGTCGCACCCCAGCTGACGACGCTCTCGCACCCTGGAACACCGCCGGATACGCCGCCGGTTTCGGCGTCACCCCCGCCGATCCATCTTCATCGTGTCGGCGAGCGGGACCTCCGGGACCTTCGGGACATCCGGGACCCGAGGGACCCGCGGGACCGTCCGACCCTCGGGATCGGCCTTGGACTCCACCTGCAACAGGGTCCAGGAGGGCCGTTAGGCCAGGAGGATATGCAGGTTGTAGGCGGGGGTGGGATGGGATGGCCCTCGCACTCGCTGAGACAGGAGCCCTTGGATTTGAGGCCCCACTGCCCTCAGGATCAGACCCCGGAGCCTCCGCCCGAATCCTGGCCGTCACATCACCACTTCCAGGAGCTTCAGCATATCCCGCGTCACGCAAGACACCCCG GCGGCTACATCACGGTCTCCGGTCATATCGAGTACTACGGCGGTGTCGGGGGCGGTGGAGGCGGTGGTCCAGGAATGGGACTCGGCGGAAGTGGCGGCGTGATGCAGGGTATGGACGACAGCATGCAGGGGATGCCGATGCAGCCCGGTCGGCCGATGAGCGTGTGCTCCGTCAGCTCCTGCGGAGGGCCGAGTCCTCACCGAGGTCCCGGGGGTCTCTATTCGACCTGTGGAAGCGGGACGGCCGACGAGCTGATGAACGACGAGCTCCTGATGTCCCTCTCCGTCCGGGAACTGAACAAGCGCCTCCACGGCTGCCCCAGGGAGGAGGTGAGTCAG GTGGTGCGGCTCAAGCAGAAGCGTCGGACCCTGAAGAACCGCGGTTACGCGCAAAACTGCAGGAGTAAACGGCTCCAGCAGCGACACGATCTTGAGACTACGAATAGAAATCTACAGAACGAAATGCAGCGGCTTAAAATCGAACTGTCGCGCGTTCAGCAGGAACGCGACGTGTACAAACAACGGTGTGAGATTCTCAGGGCCAGGcagcatcatcatcaccatcaccaccatcagcagcaacagcaacagcaacagcaacagcaacaacaacagcaacagcagcaacaacagcagcagcagcagcctcaACCCCCCTCGCAGTCCCAACAACAGCCCCCCCCTCAGCAACCCCCGCAACCCCAACCCCCTCCGCCCAATCAACCGACTCCAGGAGCGAGTCCCGAGGTATACCTGTGA
- the LOC124405625 gene encoding histone-lysine N-methyltransferase 2D-like isoform X4, protein MEAEDHLAREYVQEFVLDHLDPADVKREMLQVRLGSPTVTVSGSVLQLQGQVGQGIALAPLTPPAHELEQPHPLYGQPHIQVQHGVLVKAPPGVAPQLTTLSHPGTPPDTPPVSASPPPIHLHRVGERDLRDLRDIRDPRDPRDRPTLGIGLGLHLQQGPGGPLGQEDMQVVGGGGMGWPSHSLRQEPLDLRPHCPQDQTPEPPPESWPSHHHFQELQHIPRHARHPGGYITVSGHIEYYGGVGGGGGGGPGMGLGGSGGVMQGMDDSMQGMPMQPGRPMSVCSVSSCGGPSPHRGPGGLYSTCGSGTADELMNDELLMSLSVRELNKRLHGCPREEVSQVVRLKQKRRTLKNRGYAQNCRSKRLQQRHDLETTNRNLQNEMQRLKIELSRVQQERDVYKQRCEILRARQHHHHHHHHQQQQQQQQQQQQQQQQQQQQQQQQPQPPSQSQQQPPPQQPPQPQPPPPNQPTPGASPEVYL, encoded by the exons ATGGAAGCGGAGGACCACCTCGCCAGGGAATATGTCCAGGAGTTTGTTCTCGACCACTTGGACCCCGCCGATGTCAAACGCGAG ATGTTGCAGGTGCGTTTGGGTTCGCCGACGGTGACGGTGAGCGGGAGCGTTCTCCAGCTCCAGGGTCAAGTGGGTCAGGGTATCGCGTTGGCCCCGCTCACCCCGCCGGCCCACGAGCTAGAGCAGCCTCATCCGCTCTACGGCCAGCCCCACATCCAGGTGCAACACGGAGTCCTGGTCAAGGCGCCGCCGGGCGTCGCACCCCAGCTGACGACGCTCTCGCACCCTGGAACACCGCCGGATACGCCGCCGGTTTCGGCGTCACCCCCGCCGATCCATCTTCATCGTGTCGGCGAGCGGGACCTCCGGGACCTTCGGGACATCCGGGACCCGAGGGACCCGCGGGACCGTCCGACCCTCGGGATCGGCCTTGGACTCCACCTGCAACAGGGTCCAGGAGGGCCGTTAGGCCAGGAGGATATGCAGGTTGTAGGCGGGGGTGGGATGGGATGGCCCTCGCACTCGCTGAGACAGGAGCCCTTGGATTTGAGGCCCCACTGCCCTCAGGATCAGACCCCGGAGCCTCCGCCCGAATCCTGGCCGTCACATCACCACTTCCAGGAGCTTCAGCATATCCCGCGTCACGCAAGACACCCCG GCGGCTACATCACGGTCTCCGGTCATATCGAGTACTACGGCGGTGTCGGGGGCGGTGGAGGCGGTGGTCCAGGAATGGGACTCGGCGGAAGTGGCGGCGTGATGCAGGGTATGGACGACAGCATGCAGGGGATGCCGATGCAGCCCGGTCGGCCGATGAGCGTGTGCTCCGTCAGCTCCTGCGGAGGGCCGAGTCCTCACCGAGGTCCCGGGGGTCTCTATTCGACCTGTGGAAGCGGGACGGCCGACGAGCTGATGAACGACGAGCTCCTGATGTCCCTCTCCGTCCGGGAACTGAACAAGCGCCTCCACGGCTGCCCCAGGGAGGAGGTGAGTCAG GTGGTGCGGCTCAAGCAGAAGCGTCGGACCCTGAAGAACCGCGGTTACGCGCAAAACTGCAGGAGTAAACGGCTCCAGCAGCGACACGATCTTGAGACTACGAATAGAAATCTACAGAACGAAATGCAGCGGCTTAAAATCGAACTGTCGCGCGTTCAGCAGGAACGCGACGTGTACAAACAACGGTGTGAGATTCTCAGGGCCAGGcagcatcatcatcaccatcaccaccatcagcagcaacagcaacagcaacagcaacagcaacaacaacagcaacagcagcaacaacagcagcagcagcagcctcaACCCCCCTCGCAGTCCCAACAACAGCCCCCCCCTCAGCAACCCCCGCAACCCCAACCCCCTCCGCCCAATCAACCGACTCCAGGAGCGAGTCCCGAGGTATACCTGTGA